In Cataglyphis hispanica isolate Lineage 1 chromosome 10, ULB_Chis1_1.0, whole genome shotgun sequence, a genomic segment contains:
- the LOC126852447 gene encoding anaphase-promoting complex subunit 1 isoform X2: MIAASEPVEYTPGGRQIILNHPGSLISQQLSNNQTTGGENILLKRFSEKETWLVRSNKTCGEEELYYSGKVAVHCKGNQNTRILEATYTCETDIKHALWCIFHTNIPDHLTKGKEYEAEGFIHKSLECICLLDSYTLKVFTECGEDYVSTLQFQVSAVWPTKYGIILEKCQVPITDSRYISFENSRLPNQNDNLPVAFSLMHPLDEICPLLIKHGSLSYMNDSNQQIIFTSSEPSFAVIYDTKSSLHSVYKIRKALAEECQIVCGSNDTSLLNHSINMSSLNIGSNLSINKSCTNKGHQSPFLLGIPNLQMSNNTGIGLGLSNTPFGSRTASYSTASGGPSPSQQQQHSRSQSSMATISRCQSPTHSAALSPLHGAPANSNIYHRLHQTVMITTSSQIHSPMASYNNIRLKDAIIASKPLYPEVCLEHVWTENIGVSKDIVYGRASKVFLTLDLVGQSYLGYLVPNRLQLFLVRLEKTNKQQQIIFGMVTNIAAKDAVNLPNLHMIAIVDLSNGIALYTGVTCVGKLHISGILSNLTGSNYFLSNSNSKLASPFPRRSSLICQNNTPLHEIKFEESLHLLSPVGGNCARPPILLENSLLDTNFFALKDAVGNEITVECGKKQYFRITLPVSSTSPLVTKCLHTLRSVLQRDLAMQLLVKWYGARNAPGPQDFSPVQEWNLFLVVLFTLLGYDVEKLHLIQNNEKDQFTERNSPIVLPKKQKTNNCGSTDDWLYILESNQFKNSRNFISNALKSQKVSSFFCTTPKSITESSNIGKINVQAILYPHLPLVLFSLHLLYEELKLNSVISESLPLLGQLLYQLSIDLKFEMYAHHYFLDSPSLCYLKNVKSQISDSDLQKITIPNYISRKPPNIFETLNNMLNGIETTAFPYLSHVNPKTRNMIYLTVLVANENHIDVIEVEKYIKLIIPAGSRIDLQEGGGKSDKMILKKLERPTTDRIILLYHEMGMTKEDLEILPPAISLMIKDVMHRCRECPPSNWPMHAYELIDRQDLAALDKHLKPSSKLQYIDGETKDYGIKDEQDDGMEFDDMILKLRFSKDHRVAEVRRLLNSSKPVRIAIVQRSNVSDHEFIEEQERHLHTLCTRTMALPVARGMFTLRTSTPMITEQLPIPRLCLTGKAPPRGTTVELTHIDVAPNMNLWPLFHNGVAAGLCIHPDAANIDSTWIVYNKQQQGEYGVEHSGFLMALGLNGHLKNLAPLSTYEYLADCHEATSVGLLLGLSATHRGTMNVSMTKLLSLHVETLLPPTSIELNVQQNVQIAALMGVGLVYQGTAHRHISHALLSEIGRPPGPEMKNCVDRESYSLAAGLALGLVILGSGSGADVPASMTDTLHYYMVGGHTRPFSGAQKDKYKSPSYQIREGDSINIDVTSPGATIALGLMYFNTGNRAVAEWMQPPDTQYLLEFVRPDFLLLRVLAKSLILWEDIEPTKSWISSHVPNIVYKYRLQKPTPEVTQNVDLETINQAYCNIIAGACMALGLRYAGTANKNAFKTLYNYAQMFTALSHKTIAELAGKSTVETCLNVVLLSTAVVMAGTGDLDIMRICRHVRTRIGPASGVVTYGSHLATHMALGLLFLGGGRYTLSNSPNAVAALIISLFPKFPTHSNDNRYHLQALRHLYVLAAEPRIILPRDIDTGQYCYATIHLTFETDREAEGQEINLQAPCLLPQLCSLKKIVLKDTRYWTIIFEKYHNWQQLENMLERRDFLSIKQRAGCLSYLEDPRGFRSLVAQTLTTENAIAWAARPEYVTSFTNDKTVLNIITYFLQWSKREINPSENNKYASQNDAQWKMPEFEQYFLHVFAIIVYECITKDKINLIPLWLRIIKSLKVIEEEPNSFSIWQIKLLSSQLSKRINSKDDANLLLSLESMLAIKQKTAVILDKWEHDMKPLFKQYLTNGMVQADTISLARMCAYFIFYGIPYPIDDKTISNWIMTTQRSSDISNITLYKLYKILQTIYK, translated from the exons ATGATCGCCGCCTCAGAACCGGtg gaATATACGCCAGGTGGCCGACAGATAATCTTAAACCATCCTGGATCATTAATTAGTCAACAGTTATCCAATAATCAAACAACTGgtggagaaaatattttactaaaaaggTTTAGTGAA aaagagaCATGGTTGGTACGCAGTAATAAAACATGTGGAgaagaagaattatattattcgggTAAAGTTGCTGTTCATTGTAAGGGTAATCAAAATACTCGAATACTCGAAGCAACTTATACATGTGAAACAGATATTAAACATGCTCTTTGGTGTATATTTCACACAAATATTCCGGATCATTTAACTAAGGGCAAAGAATATGAGGCTGAGGGCTTCATTCACAAATCTTTAGAGTGTATTTGTCTGCTTGATTCGTATACTCTTAAGGTTTTTACAGAATGTGGTGAAGACTATGTTTCTACTTTACAATTTCAG GTGTCCGCGGTATGGCCAACAAAATATGGAATTATACTTGAAAAATGTCAAGTGCCAATTACAGATtcaag ataCATATCATTTGAAAACAGCAGATTACCAaatcaaaatgataatttaccTGTAGCCTTTTCATTAATGCATCCATTAGATGAGATTTGCCCTCTACTTATTAAACAtg gatCTTTGTCATACATGAATGACTCAAAtcagcaaattatatttactagtTCAGAACCGTCGTTTGCAGTCATATATGATACAAAATCCAGCTTGCATTCAGTTTACAAGATTCGCAAAGCATTAGCTGAAGAATGCCAAATAGTTTGTGGAAGTAACGACACgagtttattaaatcattcaattaatatGTCATCGTTAAATATTGGCAGCAATTTATCCATCAATAAAAGCTGCACCAACAAAGGACATCAAAGTCCCTTTCTTCttg GAATTCCAAATTTACAAATGAGTAACAATACTGGTATAGGACTAGGACTGTCTAATACGCCATTCGGATCGCGTACTGCCTCTTATAGTACCGCTTCTGGTGGACCATCACCTTCTCAGCAGCAACAGCACTCGCGCTCACAAAGCTCTATGGCTACCATTTCTCGTTGTCAATCGCCGACGCATTCAGCAGCTTTATCTCCTCTGCATGGAGCACCTGCAAATTCAAATATCTATCATAGATTACATCAGACTGTTATGATTACTACTTCGAGTCAAATACATAGTCCAATGGCTAGTTATAACAATATTCGATTGAAAGATGCTATAATTGCAAGCAAACCTTTATATCCTGAAGTTTGTCTTGAACATGTATGGACAGAAAATATTGGTGTATCAAA agatattgTTTATGGTCGTGCATCAAAGGTTTTCTTAACATTGGACCTTGTTGGACAGAGTTACTTGGGTTATCTGGTTCCAAATCgtttgcaattatttctaGTGAGATTAGAAAAGACTAATAAACaacaacaaattatttttggaatgGTAACAAATATTGCAGCCAAGGATGCTGTTAATTTGCCA aatttgCACATGATAGCAATTGTAGATTTATCAAATGGTATAGCATTATATACAGGAGTTACATGTGTGGgcaaattacatatatctgGTATACTGTCAAATCTTACGGGCagtaattactttttatcaaatagtAATTCTAAGCTTGCATCTCCATTTCCGAGACGAAGTTCCTTGATTTGTCAAAACAATACACCTTtgcatgaaattaaatttgaagagAGTTTGCATTTACTAAGTCCTGTAGGTGGGAATTGCGCTCGTCCGCCAATACTCTTGGAAAATTCCTTACtggatacaaatttttttgcgtTGAAAGATGCTGTAGGCAATGAGATTACTGTGGAATGTGGAAAAAAACAATACTTTCGTATAACATTACCTGTATCTAGCACATCTCCTTTAG ttACTAAATGTTTACATACATTACGAAGTGTGCTTCAAAGAGATTTAGCAATGCAGTTATTAGTTAAATGGTATGGTGCTAGAAATGCTCCTGGTCCGCAAGATTTTTCACCAGTGCAGGAATGGAATCTGTTTCTTGTGGTTCTATTCACATTATTGGGATATGATGTGGAGAAACTACATTTAATACAAAACAATGAGAAAGATCAATTTACAGAACGTAATAGTCCTATAGTGCTGCCTAAAAAACAGAAAACCAACAATTGTGGATCTACAGATGATTGGCTGTACATATTGGAATCAaaccaatttaaaaattcccgAAATTTTATCTCGAATGCACTAAAAAGTCAAAAAGTATCCAGCTTCTTTTGCACAACTCCTAAAAGCATTACAGAATCAAGTAACATTGgcaaaataaatgtacaagCCATTCTATATCCACATCTTCCGctcgttttattttctcttcacCTCTTATACGAGGAATTGAAATTAAACAGCGTTATATCGGAAAGTTTACCATTGCTCGGACAGTTATTGTATCAATTGAGCATAGATTTGAAGTTCGAGATGTATGctcatcattattttcttgacTCTCCatcattatgttatttaaaaaacgtaaaatCTCAAATCAGTGACTCAGATCTACAGAAAATAACAATTCCAAATTATATCTCTCGAAAACCGCCGaacatatttgaaacattaaataacATGCTGAATGGAATAGAAACAACTGCATTCCCATATTTGAGTCATGTTAAtccaaaaacaagaaatatgatatatttaacagTACTTGTGGCGAATGAAAACCATATTGATGTAATAGAagtggaaaaatatatcaaattaattatacctgCTGGAAGTCGCATCGATCTTCAAGAAGGTGGAGGCAAATctgataaaatgatattaaaaaaattggaaaggcCTACAAcagatagaataatattattgtatcatgAGATGG gtaTGACGAAAGAAGATCTCGAGATATTGCCACCTGCGATATCCCTCATGATAAAAGATGTCATGCATAGATGTAGAGAATGCCCACCATCAAATTGGCCTATGCATGCGTACGAACTCATAGATCGTCAAGATTTAGCCGCATTGGATAAGCATTTAAAACCGTCgtcaaaattacaatatattgatGGCGAAACAAAAGATTATGGAATAAAGGATGAACAAGATGACGGCATGGAATTTGATGATATG ATATTAAAGTTACGATTTAGTAAGGATCATAGAGTCGCTGAAGTGCGAAGATTGCTCAATTCTTCGAAACCAGTAAGGATCGCGATAGTTCAAAGATCGAATGTAAGCGATCACGAATTTATAGAGGAGCAAGAAAGACATTTGCACACATTATGTACAAGAACAATGGCACTACCTGTAGCTAGAGGCATGTTTACATTGAGAACTTCCACACCAATGATAACAGAGCAATTACCCATTCCACGATTGTGTTTAACAG GCAAGGCACCTCCTCGTGGAACTACCGTCGAGTTAACTCACATAGATGTTGCGCCAAACATGAATCTGTGGCCGCTATTCCATAATGGCGTAGCCGCAGGCCTATGTATTCATCCGGATGCCGCAAACATAGATTCGACATGGATAGTATATAACAAACAGCAACAGGGTGAATATGGGGTAGAACACTCAGGATTTTTAATGGCTCTCGGTTTAAATGGACATCTGAAAAATTTAGCTCCTTTAAGTACATACGAATATTTAGCTGATTGTCATGAAGCTACTAGCGTTGGGCTCTTGTTGGGCTTGTCAGCAACACATCGCGGCACAATGAACGTATCTATGACTAAGCTATTATCGTTACACGTGGAAACGCTTTTGCCACCGACGAGTATCGAATTAAATGTACAACAAAATGTCCAAATAGCGGCACTGATGGGTGTTGGTCTTGTATACCAAGGAACTGCTCACAGACATATTTCACATGCTTTATTATCTGAAATcg GTAGACCTCCAGGAcctgaaatgaaaaattgtgtGGACCGTGAATCATATTCTTTGGCAGCAGGACTGGCATTAGGCTTAGTCATACTTGGTTCTGGTAGTGGAGCAGATGTACCTGCAAGTATGACCGATACTTTGCACTATTACATGGTTGGTGGACACACAAGACCTTTCTCTGGAGcacaaaaagataaatacaaGTCTCCCAG TTATCAAATACGAGAAGGTGACTCAATAAATATCGATGTGACAAGTCCGGGAGCAACAATAGCCTTAggattaatgtattttaatactgGAAATCGTGCGGTAGCCGAATGGATGCAACCTCCCGATACGCagtatttattagaatttgtaAGGCCAGATTTTCTGCTGCTACGAGTGCTCGCCAAGTCGCTAATTTTATGGGAGGATATCGAGCCAACCAAATCGTGGATTTCTAGTCATGTGcctaatattgtttataaatatagattgcaAAAACCTACACCGGAAGTTACACAGAATGTGGATTTGGAAACTATCAA tcAGGCTTACTGCAACATTATAGCTGGTGCTTGCATGGCATTGGGATTAAGATATGCAGGCACTGCTAATAAAAATGCTTTCAAAACTTTGTACAATTATGCTCAGATGTTTACGGCATTGTCGCATAAAACTATAGCCGAATTGGCAGGCAAATCAACTGTCGAAACGTGTCTGAATGTTGTTCTGCTTTCAACCGCAGTGGTAATGGCGGGTACCGGTGACTTGGAT attatgaGAATATGCAGACATGTACGCACTCGTATAGGACCCGCCAGTGGCGTTGTCACATACGGTTCTCATTTGGCAACACATATGGCTCTTGGTCTTCTTTTCCTGGGTGGTGGAAGATACACTCTTTCCAATAGTCCAAATGCAGTGGCAGCTCTTATAATTTCGCTTTTTCCGAAATTTCCAACTCACAGCAATGACAACag GTATCATTTACAAGCATTGCGTCATTTGTATGTATTAGCAGCTGAACCTCGTATTATCTTACCAAGAGACATAGATACTGGTCAGTATTGCTATGCGACAATACATTTAACATTCGAGACTGACAGGGAAGCAGAAGGACAAGAGATTAATTTACAAGCACCTTGTTTGTTACCACAATTatgtagtttaaaaaaaattgtattaaaagatACGAGATATTGGacaattatatttgagaaatatcaCAATTGGCAACAATTAGAAAACATGCTGGAAAGACGTGATTTCTTAAGTATTAAACAAAGAGCTGGTTGTTTATCGTACCTGGAAGATCCTCGT ggATTTAGAAGCTTAGTGGCCCAAACCCTAACGACGGAAAATGCAATCGCATGGGCTGCTCGGCCAGAGTACGTTACATCATTTACAAATGATAAGACTGTACTGaacataataacatattttttacaatggtctaaaagagaaattaatccttctgaaaataataagtatgcgtcacaaaatg atgCTCAATGGAAAATGCCAGAATTCgaacaatattttcttcatgtATTTGCGATAATTGTATATGAATGCATTACaaaggataaaataaatcttataccATTATGGTTGCGTATAATTAAAAGCTTGAAAGTTATCGAGGAAGAACCAAATAGCTTTTCAATATGGCAAATAAAGCTTCTGTCATCACAACTGtcgaaaagaattaattctaAAGATGATGCAAATTTGTTACTCAGTTTAGAAAGTATGCTtgcaattaaacaaaaaacggCGGTTATTCTTGATAAATGGGAGCATG ATATGAAACCTTTATTTAAACAGTATCTTACTAATGGAATGGTACAGGCTGATACTATATCTCTAGCTAGAATGTgtgcttattttatattctatggtATACCATATCCAATCGATGATAAGACAATTT CGAATTGGATTATGACGACGCAACGCTCCTCTGATATTTCGAATATCACACTatacaaattgtataaaattttacaaacaatttataagtaa